From the genome of candidate division KSB1 bacterium, one region includes:
- a CDS encoding SLBB domain-containing protein, protein MLLSGIILLALFSAGQTQERVIKPGDMLNIVVYGHNELSRQVTVGPNGSIDYPFMQNIPVDGMTLEELRRFLSAQLARYVEGQPIITISFTASQLVTISVLGYVKKPGTIQLPLSGTLQEAIALAGGPMEGAKMDQVTVIRNENGEVKRRNYNLVFLNLLGDMRQNPVMQQGDVVLVTGNPIFSGVKVLGEVNDPGIHEAVYGATVMDMIFKAGGLKPKADLRNIRYISPSEKTSREVKIDLEQYYSDPYHYSLPTVSAGDLIIVPTKKETLQTIRSVLQVAANLSSLASMFYYITLINRYRK, encoded by the coding sequence ATGCTCCTTTCAGGTATTATCCTGCTCGCCCTTTTTTCTGCCGGTCAAACGCAAGAACGGGTGATAAAGCCCGGAGATATGTTGAACATTGTCGTCTACGGCCACAATGAGCTTTCGCGCCAAGTAACCGTCGGCCCTAATGGATCGATCGATTATCCCTTTATGCAAAACATCCCGGTCGACGGCATGACTTTGGAAGAGCTTCGCCGCTTTCTATCTGCTCAGCTTGCCCGTTATGTCGAAGGTCAACCCATTATTACCATCAGTTTTACAGCGAGCCAATTGGTGACGATCAGCGTGCTTGGTTATGTCAAAAAACCCGGCACGATTCAGCTGCCGCTGAGCGGCACATTGCAGGAAGCCATCGCCCTAGCCGGCGGACCAATGGAAGGCGCCAAAATGGATCAAGTGACCGTCATCCGCAATGAGAACGGTGAAGTCAAACGGCGAAACTATAACCTTGTCTTTTTGAATTTGCTCGGAGACATGCGCCAAAATCCGGTCATGCAGCAGGGCGACGTCGTTTTGGTGACCGGCAATCCGATCTTTAGCGGCGTCAAAGTTCTGGGCGAGGTCAACGATCCGGGTATTCATGAGGCTGTTTATGGCGCTACCGTAATGGATATGATTTTTAAGGCCGGCGGATTAAAACCCAAGGCCGACTTGCGAAATATTCGTTATATTTCTCCCTCAGAAAAAACGTCTAGGGAAGTTAAGATCGATTTGGAACAGTACTATAGCGACCCTTATCACTATTCTTTGCCTACGGTCAGCGCCGGCGATTTAATCATTGTGCCGACTAAAAAGGAAACGTTGCAGACGATCCGCAGCGTTTTGCAGGTGGCTGCAAATCTTTCTTCATTGGCTTCCATGTTTTACTATATTACGTTGATCAATCGTTATCGAAAATAG
- a CDS encoding polysaccharide biosynthesis tyrosine autokinase, protein MNHAQTEIESKEWGLEDYLDLALRRKWIILSVFVAVMAVTIWYVVTRPDIYSASTTFSVDEQTQFSGVNSNARMMPYMYRFGPGKPLEYYNALISSQPFRDKVIQAALNDTVLTTFPDLTTEKILEVLGTLNISKDDEASTLIYMHLKARDPVLVYRLAVICAAAFKDRAREVELEQAQNVVNYVSSQVKQAEMKLEEAEQELQAFKAATKFTIAPDANNSILERLNELENKITEIETKRKLAEANLQTYNMRLKQFEGFSTPSLMEIESAEMLRLRRELDDLEKQKHSLIENGQWLGAKAREVEAAIESKKEEIRKAALTAQKGEGRAVFGADNNEFNLLRERKIAEELNVYSLKNEEQFYRQLRDQFVRQNPNLLENAITLAKLQRSKQVSENLLNFLIQQGEEARIRAQTGTGGLLIVSPAALPMRPLPKNSTRNLAVGFILGLGLGFGLAFVLDFLDQSVRTSDDLVRLCGLPALGTIPSLDEAPVRKDAAKPVVSSMVDGKRNGSPTRSYRLLSTIDSKNPLVEAYRNLRTDLQFINVDDPIRLLMLTSATPSEGKTHTAANLAISYAELGDDVLIVDCDLRKSKLHQIFEVPRTPGVTDFLARDIPLESVIKKTGLSNLYVIPAGTVPPNPAEMLGSLKMEHLIQEVGKRFKLVIFDTPPLMAVSDPKILAPKMQGVLLVVRAGKTNFHLVRDAKDRLEKVDARVVGAVLNAVQAKRGLNSYRYYQYSYYYDYYYADSGEKSKREKASRRQAPSEKRI, encoded by the coding sequence ATGAATCATGCACAAACCGAAATAGAAAGCAAAGAGTGGGGGCTTGAGGATTATCTGGATCTGGCGCTTCGCCGGAAATGGATTATCCTCAGTGTGTTTGTTGCCGTCATGGCGGTCACGATCTGGTACGTCGTCACACGGCCGGATATATATTCCGCTTCCACAACGTTTTCTGTTGACGAACAGACGCAATTTTCCGGCGTCAACAGCAATGCGCGCATGATGCCGTACATGTATCGTTTCGGCCCGGGAAAGCCGCTCGAATACTATAATGCCCTCATCAGCAGTCAGCCGTTTCGCGATAAGGTTATTCAAGCGGCGTTGAACGATACGGTTTTGACTACCTTTCCGGATTTGACGACCGAAAAAATACTGGAGGTTCTCGGCACCCTCAACATCAGCAAGGACGACGAGGCTTCAACGCTGATCTATATGCACTTAAAAGCGCGTGACCCCGTGCTGGTTTATCGGCTTGCGGTTATCTGCGCGGCTGCATTCAAAGACCGTGCACGCGAAGTGGAATTGGAACAGGCCCAGAATGTGGTCAACTATGTTTCCAGCCAGGTCAAGCAGGCCGAAATGAAGCTCGAAGAAGCCGAACAGGAGCTGCAGGCGTTCAAGGCTGCCACCAAATTCACGATTGCCCCCGATGCCAATAACAGCATATTGGAGCGCCTCAACGAACTGGAAAACAAGATTACTGAAATCGAGACCAAGCGCAAGTTGGCGGAAGCGAATTTGCAGACTTATAACATGCGCTTAAAGCAGTTCGAAGGCTTTTCGACGCCGAGTCTGATGGAAATCGAATCGGCAGAAATGCTGCGCCTGCGCCGAGAGCTGGACGATCTTGAAAAACAAAAGCACTCCTTGATTGAAAACGGTCAATGGCTTGGCGCGAAGGCTCGTGAAGTAGAAGCGGCCATCGAGTCCAAAAAGGAAGAGATCCGTAAAGCTGCTCTTACGGCGCAAAAAGGCGAGGGCCGGGCTGTATTCGGCGCCGACAACAACGAATTCAATCTGCTGCGTGAACGCAAGATCGCCGAAGAGCTCAACGTCTATTCGCTCAAGAATGAAGAGCAGTTTTATCGTCAGTTGCGCGATCAATTTGTGCGCCAAAATCCCAATTTATTGGAAAACGCCATTACCCTTGCCAAACTGCAGCGCAGCAAGCAGGTATCGGAAAATCTGCTCAACTTTCTTATTCAACAGGGTGAGGAAGCGCGTATTCGGGCTCAAACCGGCACCGGTGGGCTGTTAATTGTCTCCCCGGCAGCACTGCCTATGCGGCCTCTGCCCAAAAACAGCACCCGCAATCTGGCAGTGGGATTTATTTTAGGCTTGGGCCTGGGTTTCGGGTTGGCTTTTGTGCTCGACTTTCTCGATCAGAGTGTCCGCACAAGCGACGACCTTGTACGTCTCTGCGGCCTGCCGGCCCTCGGTACGATTCCATCTCTGGACGAGGCGCCGGTACGCAAGGATGCGGCAAAGCCCGTGGTTTCTTCTATGGTCGACGGTAAACGCAACGGCTCACCGACCCGCAGCTATCGTCTTTTATCGACCATCGATTCCAAAAATCCGCTTGTCGAAGCCTATCGAAATCTGCGCACTGACCTCCAGTTTATCAACGTCGATGATCCCATACGTCTTCTCATGCTGACCAGTGCGACGCCAAGCGAAGGCAAGACCCACACGGCTGCTAATTTGGCCATCTCCTATGCGGAATTGGGCGACGATGTGCTGATTGTTGACTGCGACCTGCGCAAGTCCAAGCTCCACCAGATCTTTGAAGTCCCCCGCACCCCGGGAGTCACCGACTTTTTAGCGCGCGATATCCCCTTGGAATCCGTCATCAAAAAGACCGGTCTTTCCAACCTTTATGTGATTCCTGCCGGTACTGTGCCGCCCAATCCGGCGGAAATGCTCGGCAGTTTAAAAATGGAGCATCTGATTCAGGAAGTCGGTAAACGATTCAAGCTGGTTATCTTTGATACGCCGCCGCTGATGGCGGTCAGCGATCCGAAAATACTTGCACCCAAAATGCAGGGTGTACTGCTGGTCGTACGTGCAGGCAAGACCAACTTTCATCTTGTTCGAGATGCCAAAGACCGATTAGAAAAGGTGGATGCCCGCGTTGTCGGCGCCGTGCTTAACGCCGTACAGGCCAAACGCGGCCTGAACTCTTATCGTTACTATCAATACAGCTATTATTACGACTATTACTATGCCGACAGCGGCGAAAAAAGCAAGCGAGAAAAGGCCTCCCGCCGCCAGGCACCTTCGGAAAAGCGCATATAA
- the ftsA gene encoding cell division protein FtsA, which yields MQEAEIITGVDIGTTKIGCYIAEVTEDEVRIIGVGTTQSEGLKYGVVVDVDKTVRSIQTAVKKAEDMADVDVDAVFVGIAGDHIRSINGRGVVAISGEDGEVTPDDVRRVIDAAKAVALPIDREIIHILPQEFMVDDMKGIRDPVGMKGVRLEAEVHIVTGAIASAQNLHRCIEKAGYRVADIVLEPLASSYSVLNEDQKELGCILIDIGGGTSDIALFYEGCIRHTAVVALGGRNVTNDLAIVLRTPIDAAEQLKIEHGSVLPNKKDHDEFITVKDVNRISDRKIAKSLLVDIIQPRMTEILTLCYEEVRKSDYINLMTTGLVLTGGGSLLPGTLELAEEIFNMPVKLGIPSGFTGMVGEAQNPQSATGVGLILYGKKHLNEVSGHLSRGDSGAFDTIKKRFRRWFSTLNTL from the coding sequence ATGCAGGAAGCAGAAATCATTACCGGCGTCGACATCGGCACGACCAAGATCGGCTGCTACATTGCCGAGGTAACCGAGGATGAGGTGCGGATCATTGGTGTGGGCACGACTCAGTCTGAGGGCTTAAAATACGGCGTCGTCGTCGATGTCGACAAGACCGTGCGGTCGATTCAGACCGCGGTAAAGAAAGCGGAAGACATGGCCGATGTGGATGTGGACGCCGTCTTTGTCGGCATTGCCGGCGATCACATCCGCAGCATCAACGGTCGCGGCGTGGTGGCCATCTCCGGCGAAGACGGCGAAGTGACGCCGGATGACGTACGCCGCGTTATCGATGCGGCCAAGGCAGTGGCACTGCCGATCGACCGCGAGATCATCCACATTCTGCCGCAGGAGTTCATGGTCGATGACATGAAGGGCATCCGCGATCCGGTCGGCATGAAGGGGGTTCGACTCGAGGCTGAGGTGCACATCGTCACCGGCGCCATTGCGTCGGCGCAGAACCTGCACCGCTGCATTGAAAAGGCCGGCTATCGTGTTGCCGACATCGTTTTGGAGCCGCTGGCTTCCAGCTACTCGGTGCTCAATGAGGATCAAAAAGAGCTCGGCTGCATTCTAATCGACATCGGCGGCGGCACGAGCGACATCGCATTGTTCTATGAAGGCTGTATTCGCCACACCGCAGTGGTGGCGCTGGGCGGCCGCAACGTGACCAACGACCTGGCGATCGTTCTGCGCACCCCCATCGACGCCGCCGAGCAGCTCAAGATCGAGCATGGTTCGGTGCTGCCGAACAAAAAAGATCATGACGAGTTTATCACCGTCAAGGATGTCAATCGCATTTCGGACCGCAAGATCGCCAAGAGCCTGCTGGTCGACATCATTCAGCCGCGCATGACTGAAATCCTGACGCTCTGTTACGAAGAAGTGCGCAAGTCGGATTATATCAATTTGATGACCACCGGCCTGGTGTTGACCGGCGGCGGGTCGCTGTTGCCCGGCACCTTGGAGCTGGCCGAAGAGATTTTCAACATGCCGGTCAAGCTCGGCATCCCCAGCGGATTCACCGGCATGGTGGGCGAGGCGCAGAATCCGCAGTCGGCCACCGGCGTCGGTCTGATCCTTTACGGCAAAAAGCATCTAAACGAAGTCAGCGGCCATTTGAGCCGCGGCGACAGCGGCGCATTCGATACCATCAAAAAACGTTTTCGCCGCTGGTTCAGCACCTTGAATACGCTTTGA
- the murG gene encoding undecaprenyldiphospho-muramoylpentapeptide beta-N-acetylglucosaminyltransferase, with protein MVQKNKKAFVFTGGGTGGHLYPALALAQEVKRRMPAAEIHFIGSRRGLEARVVPTMGFALHLIPVRGFQRRLSIANLAVPWLLLQSLVQSFVLLRRIAPAAVIGTGGYVSGPVLVAARFLGLPTLIQEQNSLPGATTRILARIVDRVHISFAESAALLKARSVRLTGNPVRSFDPHLAPESARLRLGLEAQRPTLLIFGGSQGARALNDALLGALPRLLSESEVQIIWSTGKSDYPRIRAEVQDQPRINVLEFIDDMEAAYRAADLAVTRSGALTLAELTVCGVPAILVPYPFAAAGHQEQNARALERLGAAVVILQRDLTSERLAEEVLALLRDHRRREEMANAARKAAFPNATREIVDSLFELIAEELKDE; from the coding sequence ATGGTTCAAAAAAACAAAAAGGCTTTTGTTTTTACAGGCGGCGGCACCGGAGGCCATCTTTATCCGGCTCTGGCTTTGGCGCAGGAAGTCAAGCGACGCATGCCGGCGGCCGAGATTCATTTTATCGGCTCGCGTCGCGGCCTCGAAGCGCGCGTCGTGCCGACCATGGGCTTTGCGCTGCACCTTATTCCGGTTCGCGGTTTTCAAAGGAGATTGAGCATCGCCAATTTGGCCGTTCCATGGCTTTTGCTGCAAAGCTTGGTGCAGAGTTTTGTCCTGTTGCGGCGCATTGCGCCCGCAGCCGTCATCGGTACCGGCGGCTATGTGAGCGGACCGGTTTTGGTCGCTGCACGATTCCTCGGTCTGCCGACGCTCATTCAGGAGCAGAACAGCCTGCCCGGCGCGACGACCCGCATCTTGGCGCGAATCGTTGATCGCGTGCACATCAGCTTTGCCGAATCGGCGGCGCTGTTAAAGGCGCGCTCGGTTCGCCTCACCGGCAATCCGGTGCGCAGCTTTGACCCCCATTTGGCGCCCGAATCAGCCCGCCTGCGGCTGGGACTGGAAGCGCAGCGGCCGACGCTGCTGATTTTTGGCGGCAGTCAGGGCGCGAGGGCGCTCAATGATGCCCTGCTCGGCGCGCTGCCGCGCCTGCTGAGCGAGTCCGAAGTTCAGATCATCTGGAGCACCGGCAAAAGCGACTATCCGCGCATTCGAGCTGAGGTGCAGGATCAACCGCGCATCAACGTTTTGGAATTTATCGACGACATGGAAGCCGCCTATCGCGCCGCGGACTTGGCCGTAACCCGCAGCGGCGCTTTAACTCTGGCTGAACTCACAGTCTGCGGCGTTCCGGCAATCCTGGTGCCATACCCATTCGCCGCCGCCGGCCACCAGGAGCAAAACGCGCGCGCTTTGGAACGATTGGGAGCAGCCGTAGTCATTCTGCAGCGCGATCTAACCTCCGAGCGGCTGGCAGAAGAAGTGCTCGCCCTGCTGCGCGACCACCGGCGCCGGGAAGAAATGGCAAACGCAGCGCGGAAAGCGGCATTTCCGAACGCAACGCGCGAGATTGTCGATTCTTTGTTCGAATTGATCGCCGAGGAGCTTAAAGATGAATGA
- the mraY gene encoding phospho-N-acetylmuramoyl-pentapeptide-transferase, whose amino-acid sequence MLYYWLTPYSSTWIGFNLFRYITFRSASAAVLALLISLFVGPIIIRRLKAKQIGEEIRPEGPASHLSKKGTPSMGGMIILISVIVPTLLFARIDFTNVFLVLIVTTALGIVGFVDDWLKIVKKYPKGLVGRYKLAAQITLGVIVGAVVYFFPEIPAARSSTTLPFLKNAQLDFGIFYIPIIAFIITGASNSSNLTDGLDGLLTGLTAIAAAAFGLIAYVTGHVVFSRYLNIIYIPSAGELAVFCAALFGASLGYLWFNAYPAQVFMGDTGSLALGGAIGVVAVMLKKELLLILICGIWVIESLSVIIQVAYFKRTGKRVFRMAPIHHHFELMGWPEPKVVVRFWIIGILLALLTLTTFKIR is encoded by the coding sequence ATGCTCTACTATTGGCTGACCCCTTACAGCAGTACTTGGATCGGCTTTAATCTGTTTCGTTACATCACCTTCCGCAGTGCTTCGGCGGCGGTGTTGGCGCTCCTTATAAGCCTGTTCGTGGGTCCAATAATCATCCGCCGGCTGAAGGCGAAACAGATCGGCGAGGAAATTCGGCCGGAGGGACCGGCATCTCATCTCAGCAAAAAAGGCACTCCGTCGATGGGCGGCATGATTATCTTGATCAGCGTCATTGTGCCCACCCTTTTGTTCGCTCGCATCGATTTTACCAACGTCTTTCTCGTCCTGATCGTCACGACGGCTCTCGGCATCGTCGGTTTTGTCGATGACTGGCTCAAGATCGTCAAAAAGTATCCCAAAGGGCTGGTCGGCCGTTACAAGCTAGCCGCGCAAATTACGCTCGGTGTCATTGTCGGCGCGGTGGTTTACTTTTTTCCCGAAATCCCTGCAGCGCGCAGCTCCACCACTTTGCCGTTCTTGAAAAACGCGCAGCTCGATTTCGGCATTTTTTATATTCCCATCATCGCTTTCATCATTACCGGTGCGTCCAATTCTTCCAACTTGACCGACGGCCTGGACGGCCTGCTAACCGGACTGACGGCTATCGCGGCCGCCGCTTTCGGTCTCATCGCTTACGTCACCGGTCATGTGGTCTTTTCCAGATATTTGAACATCATCTATATCCCAAGCGCCGGCGAGCTGGCCGTTTTCTGTGCCGCGCTGTTCGGCGCTTCGCTCGGCTATCTTTGGTTCAACGCTTATCCGGCGCAGGTTTTTATGGGCGATACGGGCAGTCTGGCTCTTGGAGGCGCGATCGGCGTGGTGGCCGTCATGCTAAAAAAAGAACTGCTGCTGATTCTCATCTGCGGCATTTGGGTAATCGAGAGCCTTTCGGTCATCATTCAGGTTGCTTATTTCAAGCGAACCGGCAAGCGCGTCTTTCGCATGGCGCCGATTCATCACCACTTTGAATTGATGGGCTGGCCGGAACCCAAAGTGGTGGTTCGGTTCTGGATCATCGGCATTCTGTTGGCTCTGTTGACATTGACGACCTTTAAAATTCGGTGA
- the rpmB gene encoding 50S ribosomal protein L28 — translation MAKRCDICGKGPQVGHLVSHAHNLTKTRWLPNLKKLRIVVGSGTRYAYVCTKCLRAGKVVKAL, via the coding sequence ATGGCTAAACGATGCGATATATGCGGCAAAGGCCCTCAAGTAGGACATTTGGTAAGCCATGCCCATAATTTGACCAAAACGCGCTGGCTCCCCAATTTGAAAAAGTTGCGCATTGTCGTCGGCTCAGGCACTCGATATGCCTATGTCTGCACTAAATGCCTGCGCGCCGGTAAGGTCGTTAAGGCTCTTTAA
- a CDS encoding FtsW/RodA/SpoVE family cell cycle protein has translation MRPFSSANWLRVDPLLLFSVLFLVVIGISAVYSASSYRADTMVQRRLLREAQKAQEEGDQERAEKLLRQAKSVDGSGYYIRKQVGKLLIGLLLMAVVVAVPYERLLAWSPIFLLISIALLILLLLPLPFVVRRDAAARWLNFFGFTFQPSDFARYALILFLARILYDAREFLNNWKVYLTILGVIFIVVGLVAVEKDLGTAAMITVIAFTMLFFAGVRIGFLFLTGMSFFAIALIYLQINPYMLDRMIKFLAPLFGVGRHAFQIEQSLISFALGGPLGVGIGSSVQKYDFLPEAHKDMIFSIIGEEMGFIGAVWLLVLFAVVIYRGIHIAVTAPSGYGRLLAGGITACIAVYAFINAAVALALLPTTGVPMPFISYGGSALISHLMGVGILLNLSTRSTPSALYEDEATLSRRVRTMTFSGGSRVRSARRSPSIVFRG, from the coding sequence ATGCGGCCTTTTTCGTCGGCAAATTGGCTCAGGGTTGACCCGCTTCTGCTGTTCAGCGTGCTTTTTCTCGTAGTGATCGGTATTTCCGCGGTCTATTCGGCCAGCTCCTACCGCGCCGATACGATGGTCCAGCGTCGGCTTTTACGCGAGGCCCAAAAAGCGCAGGAGGAGGGTGATCAGGAACGCGCCGAAAAGCTTTTGCGACAAGCCAAATCGGTCGACGGCAGCGGCTATTACATCCGCAAGCAGGTCGGAAAATTGCTGATCGGCCTCCTGCTCATGGCCGTGGTCGTTGCCGTTCCTTATGAGCGGCTTCTGGCCTGGTCGCCGATTTTCCTGCTGATCTCGATCGCCTTGCTGATCCTGCTTCTCCTGCCTCTGCCGTTCGTCGTCCGCCGTGACGCCGCCGCCAGATGGCTCAACTTTTTCGGTTTTACCTTTCAGCCGTCCGACTTTGCCCGCTATGCGCTGATTCTTTTCCTGGCCAGAATTCTTTATGATGCGCGCGAGTTTCTGAACAACTGGAAAGTCTATTTGACGATTCTCGGCGTCATTTTCATTGTCGTCGGTTTGGTGGCGGTGGAGAAGGATCTTGGCACCGCCGCCATGATCACCGTAATCGCCTTTACCATGCTGTTCTTTGCCGGAGTTCGGATCGGGTTTCTCTTTTTAACCGGCATGTCCTTTTTTGCCATTGCTTTGATCTATCTGCAGATCAATCCCTACATGCTCGATCGCATGATCAAGTTTTTGGCTCCGCTGTTCGGCGTCGGCCGTCACGCTTTTCAAATCGAACAATCGCTGATCAGTTTCGCCCTCGGCGGACCGCTCGGAGTGGGCATCGGCAGCAGCGTGCAAAAGTACGATTTTCTCCCCGAGGCGCATAAGGATATGATCTTTTCGATCATCGGCGAAGAGATGGGATTCATCGGCGCGGTTTGGCTGTTGGTGCTATTTGCCGTCGTCATCTATCGCGGCATTCACATCGCGGTGACGGCGCCTTCCGGTTACGGAAGACTGCTGGCGGGCGGCATCACGGCCTGCATCGCCGTCTATGCCTTCATCAACGCGGCAGTGGCTTTGGCGCTGCTGCCGACCACCGGCGTGCCCATGCCCTTTATCAGTTACGGCGGATCGGCTCTTATCTCGCACCTCATGGGCGTCGGCATCCTGCTCAACCTTTCGACACGGTCTACGCCGAGCGCTCTCTATGAGGATGAAGCCACTCTGTCCCGACGTGTGAGAACGATGACTTTTTCCGGCGGCTCACGGGTACGAAGTGCGAGGAGGTCGCCCTCGATTGTTTTTCGCGGTTAG